One window of Opisthocomus hoazin isolate bOpiHoa1 chromosome 15, bOpiHoa1.hap1, whole genome shotgun sequence genomic DNA carries:
- the INTS1 gene encoding integrator complex subunit 1 isoform X2 codes for MNRPKAAAVRRPSAVPKPSAHPPPGDFIALGSKGQSGEGKAAATLLKPAPPGLPSERKRDAAAALAGPAGLPGLSKRPKLSSTPPLSALGRLAEAAVAEKRAISPSIKEPSVIPIEVVPTVLLDEIEAAEAEGNDDRIEGVLCGAVKQLKMNRAKPDTTLYLSLMYLAKIKPNIFATEGVIEALCSLLRRDASINFKAKGNSLVSVLACNLLMAAYEEDENWPEIFVKVYIEDSLGERIWVDSPHCKTFVDNIQTAFNTKMPPKSMLLHGEVGRSGGDLSAGSSPHPSMTEEEDSQSELLIAEEKMSPEQEGQLMPRYDDLAESVEEYVLDMLRDQLNRRQPMDNVSRNLLRLLTATCGYKEVRQMAVQRLEMWLQNPKLTKPAQDLLMSVCMNCNTHSSEDMEVISNLIKIRLKPKVLLNHYMLCVRELLNAHRDNLGTTIKFVIFNELSNARNPNNMQILYTVLQHSSEQAPKYLAMVFQDLLTTKDDYLRASRALLREIIKQTKHEINFQAFCLGLMQERKEAQYAEMEFKERFVIHITDLLAVSMMLGITAQVKEAGIAWDKGEKKNLEVLRSFQNQIAAIQRDAVWWLHTVVPSISKLAPKDYVHCLHKVLFTEQPETYYKWDNWPPESDRNFFLRLCSEVPILEDTLMRILVIGLSRDLPLGPADAMELADHLVKRAAAVQADDVEVLRVERIQLIDAVLNLCTYHHPENIQLPPGYQPPNLAISTLYWKAWPLLLVVAAFNPENIGLAAWEEYPSLKMLMEMVMTNNYSYPQCTLTDEETRTEMINRELQISQREKQEILAFEGHLAAASTKQTITESSSLLLSQLTSLDPQGPPRRPPPHVLEQVKSLNQSLRLGHLLCRSRHPDFLLNIIQRQASSQSMPWLADLVQSSEGSLDVLPVQCLCEFLLHDAADESTSGEEEEEGESKEQRAKKRQRQQKQRQLLGRLQDLLLGPKADEQTTCEVLDYFLRRLSSSQVASRVLAMKGLSLVLSEGGLRDGEEKDHPMEEDSGDSELLQGYQWLLRDLPKLPLFDSVRATTALALQQAIHMETDPQTISAYLVYLSQHAPVEEQGQHNDLALDVARLIVERSTIMSHLFSKLSYCAESDAVLVALLSIFSHYIKRMRQSKEGEEVYSWSESQDQVFLRWTSGETATMHILVVHAMVILLTLGPPQGDGDFYTLLDIWFPEKKPLPTAFLVDTSEEALLLPDWLKLRMIRSEVPRLVDAALQDLEPQQLLLFVQSFGIPVSSMSKLLQYLDQAVSHDPQTLEQNIMDKNYMAHLVEVQHERGATGGQTFHSLLTASLPARRDSAETARSKSSPENSQGQSRIRALSQVRVLGPEDDLAGIFLQLFPLNPDPRWQNSNLRPLALALQQALGQELARIRQGNAPVTGITARLLQAVAALMNSPHSGALVMAMHRNHFVSCPLMRQLYQYQRCMPQDTAFSSLFFKVLMQMLQWLENPAVEDGPLRAQLKAFAVQYSSRHRISDVRGGFLHLTEALTFRHDTDLISSTVRAIIATLKSGEKCNVEPELISKVLQGLIETHSPYLEELLTVLFSATVETTARFPAMKPIAVVSSLLLQDKEETPVKEELDSCSTEAAWLGPSSGLLNDWLEMLDPEVISSCPDLQQKLLFSWNKAGSQVPSFRPYLLALLTHQSSWTTLHQCIRLLLCRNREQRFDPSASLDFLWACIHIPRIWQGRDQRTPQKRREEFVLHLKASELISMVELILAEAETRYQNTEEASCTLIQSRLPLLLSCSHGDLESIKKVTEYLTSCIQQWGSSSVGKCCQDLLLQIYLQLPELLVPLPEMLLTSEGARDSSTCKLDALVHRFINLLADTSDSKSSESRVWDANMACRKLAVAHPILLLRHLPMIAALLHGRVHLNFQEFRQQNHLTFFIHVLGILELLQPQVFQNEHQAALWDCLLSFIRLLLNYRKSSRHLAAFISKFVQFIHKYITCNAQAAVSFLQKHSDPLHDLSSDNSDLAMLKSLLAGLSLPSKIGILDRGSDEEKDDEAAAGSLPLVSVSLFTPLTPAEMAPYMKRLSRGQTVEDILEVLTDIDEMSRRRPEVLSFFATNLQKLMSSSEESCRNLAFSLALRSIQNNPSIAADFLPTFMYCLGSRDFEVVQTALRNLPEYTLLCQEHAAVLLHRAFLVGMYGQIDTSSQISEALKVLHMEAMI; via the exons ATGAACCGACCGAAGGCGGCGGCCGTGCGGCGGCCCAGCGCCGTGCCCAAGCCCTCCG CACACCCGCCGCCGGGAGACTTCATCGCGCTGGGCTCCAAGGGGCAGAGCGGCGAGGGCAAAGCCGCCGCCACCCTGCTGAAGCCGGCGCCCCCCGGGCTGCCCTCCGAGCGCAAGCGGGACGCGGCCGCCGCCTtggcgggcccggcggggctgcccggcctGAGCAAGCGGCCCAAGCTGTCCTCCACGCCGCCCCTCAGCGCCCTGGGACGCCTGGCAGAGGCGGCCGTGGCGGAGAAGCGAGCCATTTCCCCCTCCATCAAGGAGCCGTCCGTCATCCCCATCGAAG TTGTCCCCACTGTGCTGCTGGATGAAATTGaggcagcagaggcagaaggcAACGATGACCGCATTGAGGGGGTGCTGTGCGGAGCCGTGAAGCAGCTGAAAATGAACAGAGCCAAGCCTGATACCACGCTGTACCTGAGCCTCATGTACCTggcaaaaatcaaaccaaacataTTTGCCACCGAAGGGGTTATCGAG GCACTGTGCAGCCTACTCCGAAGAGATGCCTCCATCAATTTCAAAGCCAAAGGGAATAGCCTCGTGTCTGTCTTGGCCTGCAACCTTCTCATGGCAGCTTACGAAGAGGATGAGAACTGGCCAGAGATCTTTGTCAAG GTTTACATTGAGGACTCCCTTGGGGAGCGCATCTGGGTGGACAGCCCTCACTGCAAGACATTTGTGGATAACATCCAAACAGCTTTTAACACAAAGATGCCTCCCAAGAGCATGCTCCTGCATGGGGAAGTTGGACGTAGTGGAGGGGACCTTAGTGCAG GGAGTAGCCCACACCCTTCCATGACAGAGGAGGAAGACAGccagagtgagctgctgattgcAGAGGAGAAAATGAGCCCAGAGCAGGAGGGCCAGCTCATGCCCAG GTATGATGACCTTGCGGAGAGTGTGGAGGAATATGTCCTAGACATGCTGCGGGACCAACTCAACCGCCGCCAGCCGATGGACAATGTCTCCAGGAACCTCCTTCGACTGCTGACGGCAACCTGTGGCTACAAAGAGGTGCGGCAGATGGCTGTACAGAGGCTGGAGATGTGGCTGCAGAATCCAAAG ctgaCCAAGCCAGCTCAGGACTTGCTGATGTCAGTCTGCATGAACTGCAACACTCACAGCTCAGAGGACATGGAAGTTATCTCCAACCTGATCAAGATTCGTCTcaagcccaaagtccttctcAACCACTACATGCTGTGTGTCAG AGAGCTACTGAATGCGCACAGGGATAACCTGGGCACCACAATTAAGTTTGTGATTTTCAATGAACTGTCAAATGCAAGAAATCCCAACAACATGCAGATCCTGTATACCGTGCTTCAGCATAGCTCAGAGCAAGCTCCGAAG TACCTAGCAATGGTGTTCCAGGATCTTTTGACTACAAAAGATGATTACCTGCGGGCTTCACGGGCTCTGCTGCGAGAGATCATCAAGCAGACGAAACATGAGATCAACTTCCAGGCTTTCTGCCTGGGTCTTATGCAGGAACGGAAGGAGGCCCAGTATGCAGAAATGGAATTCAAG gAACGGTTTGTCATCCACATAACTGATCTGCTAGCTGTCTCCATGATGCTTGGTATCACAGCTCAGGTGAAGGAGGCTGGAATTGCTTGGGACAAAGGAGAGAAGAAGA ACCTGGAAGTGCTACGCTCTTTCCAGAACCAAATTGCTGCTATCCAACGAGATGCTGTCTGGTGGCTTCACACGGTCGTTCCATCTATCAGCAAGCTGGCTCCAAAGGACTACGTGCACTG CCTCCACAAGGTGCTCTTCACAGAACAGCCAGAAACCTACTACAAATGGGACAACTGGCCCCCTGAGAGCGACCGCAA CTTCTTCCTTCGCCTCTGCTCCGAGGTGCCCATCCTTGAAGACACACTGATGCGAATCCTTGTGATCGGTTTGTCGCGGGACCTTCCTCTTGGCCCTGCTGATGCCATGGAGCTTGCTGACCACTTGGTGAAGCGGGCTGCGGCTGTGCAAGCAGATG aTGTCGAGGTCCTGAGGGTAGAAAGAATCCAGCTGATCGATGCAGTCTTAAATCTGTGCACTTACCACCATCCAGAGAATATCCAGCTACCCCCAGG GTACCAGCCTCCAAATCTAGCTATTTCTACCCTCTACTGGAAAGCCTGGCCTCTCCTGCTTGTAGTGGCTGCATTCAATCCTGAAAACATTG GTCTGGCTGCATGGGAGGAATACCCCTCTCTAAAGATGCTCATGGAAATGGTCATGACCAA TAATTATTCCTATCCTCAATGTACTTTAACGGATGAGGAGACACGCACAGAGATGATTAATCGTGAACTTCAAATCTCCCAGAGGGAAAAACAGGAGATTCTTGCGTTTGAGGGTCATCTGGCTGCTGCATCCACAAAACAAACAATTACAGAGAGCAGCAGTCTCTTGCTGTCCCAGCTGACAAGTCTGGACCCTCA GGGCCCCCCGCGCAGACCTCCACCACATGTCCTGGAGCAGGTGAAAAGCCTGAACCAGTCACTTCGCTTAGGCCACCTCCTGTGTCGCAGTCGTCATCCTGACTTTCTTCTCAACATCATTCAAAGACAG GCCTCATCGCAGTCAATGCCATGGCTGGCAGATCTGGTTCAGTCCAGCGAGGGCTCCTTGGACGTCCTACCTGTGCAGTGCCTTTGTGAGTTCCTGCTTCACGATGCTGCTGATGAGTCGACCTCAggtgaagaagaagaggagggcGAGAGTAAAGAGCAGCGTGCCAAGAAACGCCAG AGACAACAGAAACAAAGGCAGTTGCTTGGACGGTTGCAAGACTTGCTGTTGGGTCCCAAAGCAGATGAACAGACAACCTGCGAGGTGCTTGACTATTTCCTACGACGCCTGAGTTCCTCCCAGGTGGCTTCACGGGTCTTGGCCATGAAG GGCTTGTCCCTGGTGCTGTCAGAAGGGGGACTGCGTGATGGAGAGGAGAAAGATCACCCCATGGAAGAGGACTCTGGCGATTCTGAACTGCTGCAGGGGTATCAGTGGCTGCTGAGAGACCTCCCAAAGCTGCCGCTCTTTGACAGTGTTAGAGCGACAACAGCTCTTGCCTTGCAGCAG GCCATCCACATGGAGACAGATCCCCAGACCATCAGTGCTTACCTGGTGTACCTCTCCCAGCATGCGCCAGTggaggagcagggacagcacaatgACCTCGCCCTG GATGTAGCCCGACTCATAGTGGAACGCTCTACCATCATGTCTCACCTCTTCTCCAAGCTCTCGTACTGTGCTGAATCAGATgcagtgcttgttgctcttctctccaTCTTTTCTCACTACATCAAACGCATGCGCCAGAGTAAGGAGGGCGAGGAGGTGTACAGCTGG TCAGAGTCCCAGGATCAGGTGTTCCTTCGTTGGACTAGTGGGGAAACAGCCACTATGCACATCCTTGTGGTTCATGCCATGGTTATTCTCCTGACACTAGGGCCGCCTCAAG GGGATGGTGATTTTTATACCTTACTGGATATATGGTTCCCAGAGAAAAAGCCCCTTCCTACTGCTTTTCTGGTTGACACCTCAGAGGAGGCTCTGCTGCTCCCGGACTGGCTAAAGCTGCGTATGATCCGCTCCGAGGTCCCGCGTCTTGTGGATGCAG CCCTGCAGGACCTGGAGCCACAGCAGCTCCTTCTCTTTGTTCAGTCCTTTGGAATCCCAGTTTCCAGCATGAGCAAGCTCCTGCAATACCTGGATCAGGCAGTATCTCATGATCCGCAGACACTGGAGCAGAACATCATGGACAAGA ACTATATGGCTCACCTTGTGGAGGTTCAACATGAGAGAGGAGCGACAGGAGGCCAGACTTTCCACTCCCTGCTCACTGCATCCTTACCAGCCCGCCGAG ACAGTGCTGAGACTGCAAGGTCAAAGTCTAGTCCTGAGAACTCTCAAGGCCAGAGCCGGATCCGGGCCTTAAGCCAGGTCCGGGTGCTGGGCCCAGAAGATGATCTAGCAGGCATCTTTCTGCAG CTTTTCCCACTGAATCCAGACCCACGGTGGCAGAATTCAAACCTGCGCCCGCTTGCCCTGGCCTTGCAGCAGGCCCTGGGGCAGGAACTGGCTCGCATTCGCCAGGGGAACGCGCCGGTGACTGGGATCACAGCACGGCTCCTCCAGGCAGTAGCTGCACTGATGAACTCGCCACACAGCGGCGCGTTGGTGATGGCAATGCATCGTAACCACTTCGTCTCCTGCCCGCTGATGCGCCAGTTGTACCAGTATCAG CGCTGTATGCCACAAGACACTGCTTTCTCCTCGCTCTTCTTCAAAGTCCTCATGCAGATGCTGCAGTGGTTGGAGAACCCTGCAGTGGAAGATGGTCCTCTGCGAGCTCAGCTGAAGGCCTTTGCTGTGCAGTACTCCTCAAGGCACAGGATCAGTGACG TTCGAGGTGGCTTTTTGCACCTCACAGAAGCTCTGACTTTCCGTCATGACACTGACTTGATCAGCTCCACGGTACGTGCCATCATTGCAACCCTGAAGTCAGGAGAGAAGTGTAATGTGGAGCCAGAGCTCATCAGCAAAG TTCTTCAAGGTCTAATTGAAACTCACTCTCCGTACTTGGAGGAACTCCTGACTGTCCTCTTCTCAGCTACTGTTGAGACCACTGCCAGGTTTCCTGCCATGAAACCAATTGCTGTGGTGAGCTCCTTGTTACTCCAAGACAAAGAAGAAACACCAGTGAAGGAGGAGCTGGACAGTTGCAG CACTGAAGCAGCTTGGCTCGGGCCCTCCTCTGGCCTTCTCAATGACTGGCTGGAGATGCTGGACCCAGAGGTGATCAGCAGCTGCCCTGATCTCCAGCAGAAGCTACTGTTCTCCTGGAACAAA GCAGGGTCCCAGGTGCCCTCCTTCCGCCCGTATCTCTTGGCTCTTCTCACTCACCAGTCCAGCTGGACCACGCTACACCAGTGCATCAGGCTTCTGCTTTGCAGAAACCGGGAGCAAAG GTTTGACCCATCTGCATCCTTGGATTTCTTGTGGGCCTGTATTCACATTCCTCGGATCTGGCAGGGAAGGGACCAAAGAACTCCTCAG AAGCGCCGTGAGGAATTTGTCCTCCACCTAAAGGCATCAGAATTGATCAGCATGGTGGAGCTGATCCTGgctgaagcagaaaccagatacCAGAACACGGAAGAGGCCTCCTGCACGCTCATCCAGTCTCGACTGCCTTTGTTGCTCAGTTGTtctcatggggaccttgagagcATCAAAAAAGTAACGGAGTATCTGACCAGCTGCATCCAGCAGTGGGGAAGCAG ctctgtgggaaAATGCTGCCAggaccttctgcttcagatatacCTGCAACTACCCGAGCTCCTTGTGCCTCTGCCTGAGATGCTTCTCACCAGTGAAGGAGCCAGAGATAGCAGCACTTGCAAG CTCGATGCCCTGGTTCACAGATTCATTAACCTCCTCGCAGACACCAGTGATTCCAAGTCATCAGAAAGCCGCGTGTGGGATGCCAATATGGCCTGCAGGAAGCTAGCTGTGGCTCACCCCATCCTACTTCTAAG GCACTTGCCAATGATTGCAGCACTGCTGCACGGCCGTGTTCACCTCAATTTCCAGGAGTTCAGGCAGCAGAACCACTTGACCTTCTTCATCCACGTCCTGGGGATCCTGGAGCTGCTCCAGCCGCAGGTCTTCCAGAACGAGCACCAGGCGGCACTATGGGACTGTCTGCTGTCCTTCATCCGTCTGCTCCTG AACTACAGAAAATCCTCACGGCACCTGGCTGCCTTCATCAGCAAGTTTGTCCAGTTTATCCACAAGTACATCACATGCAATGCCCAGGCAGCTGTCTCCTTCTTGCAGAAGCACTCGGATCCACTCCA TGACCTGTCGTCAGACAACAGTGACCTAGCAATGTTGAAGTCCCTCCTGGCTGGGCTGAGTCTGCCTAGTAAGATTGGCATCTTGGACAGGGGCTCTGATGAAGAGAAGGATG ATGAAGCAGCAGCTGGCTCTCTCCCCCTTGTCAGTGTGTCTCTCTTCACTCCTCTCACACCAGCTGAAATGGCCCCGTATATGAAGAGGCTCTCTAGAGGCCAGACGGTTGAGG ACATCCTGGAGGTGCTGACAGACATTGATGAGATGTCCAGGCGGAGGCCAGAAGTCCTCTCCTTTTTTGCT ACAAACCTGCAGAAGCTGATGAGTTCATCAGAGGAGTCCTGCCGAAATCTGGCCTTTAGCCTGGCTTTGCGCTCCATTCAGAACAACCCCAG CATTGCTGCAGACTTCCTTCCCACCTTCATGTACTGCCTTGGCAGCCGAGACTTTGAGGTGGTGCAGACAGCACTGAGGAACCTGCCTGAATACACCCTCCTTTGCCAAG AGCACGCGGCAGTGTTACTGCACAGGGCCTTCCTGGTGGGGATGTATGGCCAGATCGACACCAGCTCGCAGATATCAGAGGCCTTGAAGGTTCTGCACATGGAGGCCATGATATGA